The genomic DNA GCACATAGTCCGTGCCCAGTTCTTTTGCATAATCCATGCCCACCCGCTCGCCAATGGCCGAGATCATGATGACCGGCACGTCGCGCAGCCGCGGCTCCTCCTTCATCACGTAACAAAGATGAAAGCCCTCCGAAGGCGTCGCGAGCATGATGTCGAGCAGAACGAGGTCCGGGGGGCTTTGGCGCATGGCCTCCAGCCCCGTGGGACCGGTCGCGCAGCACGTGACATGAAACTCCGGCTCAGGAAGCATGGCTCGGACGGCGTGGTGGATGTCCGGGTCGTCGTCGATTAACAGAATGTGGTATCCTTCGGCAATCATGTCAGCCTCCGGGTTTCTGCGCATCGGCCGGTAAGTGCGCGGATTGGACGTTGTCGACTTCCTCGGCGAGTTGGTTCAGGATGTCCACGATGCTGATGTGGGCGGTACACGCACGCACGCAGCGCGCGCAGCCCACGCATCCGGACAATCCGGTGCGCTGCTCGATCCACGCGCTTTTGCGGGTGATCCGATGGCGGAGCCGCTGGGCCGCTTTTCCGCGGAAGTTGTGACCTCCGGCCACTAATGCGAAGTCGTGCAACATACAGCCGTCCCAGGTTCGCTCCCGCACTCCGCAGCCAGGGGACAGGCCGGTCTCGTCCTGAATATCGAAGCAGTAACAGGTCGGGCAGACGAGATTACACGATCCACACGAATAGCATCGCTGGGCCGTGGCCTTCCAGACGAGCGAATCGTATGAACGTTGCAAGACGGCGGGAAGCTGCGCCCGAGTTTTCTGGAGCCGACGTGGGAAGGCGCCGTCTTTGCGCTCCAAGTACCGTTCAAATCGACATTCCTCCTCAAACGTCGGCTCGCGCAGCGCCGCGCCCTCGGACGCCCGCAGCCATTTGCGCCCGGCGTCCGTTCCGAACACGACGCCGTAGTCCTTCGCATCTCGACACTCGGCCGGGGGCCGCGCTTTTTCGTCTACGGGGAACGGATAGAGCAGCACGTCGAACCCCCTGTTCGCGTCGCAGGTCTGCATGTCGCGGCAGAAAGCGTCCGGCGCACAAGGACCGGGGCAGTCGATCCCCACCACGAACAAATTAGCCCTGCGCTTCAGATAATGCTGGTCGCGCTGATCGTGCGAGAAGACTTCGTCCAGAAGACGGGTTGCATGGAGATCGCACGGGTGAACGCCGACCAGCGCCGTCTGTTCAGAAGAGAAGACGGGAACCGCTTCAAAGTGGCGATTGCGCGAGTCGAACCGGAAAAGTGTCTCGCGCGGCGGAAGCAGCGTCGCTTTCGGGCTATACACGCAGCAATCGAAGTCCAGCGCCAGTTCGTCTGCCCGCGAAACAGTCTGATAGAAAAACCGCTTCCGCGGACACGACCGCGGCTCGTCGCGAAGCACCGGACCGACGAGCGCGTGTGTCGGCGCGAGCGATTCGATACGCTCGATCAGGCAGTCACGCGAGATGACGCCATGCAACCACGGCCGGTGGACCGCGGCCCACGAGCCCCGGCGATACACTCTGCCGTGGCCCTTCCAACCGACATAGGCGACCGCCGCGAGATAGACCAGCATCAGCGCGGCAAAGACGAACATTCCGACAGTAAAACCGATTCCGCGAACCAGGTTGGCAATTCCCCAACCAAACGGCCGCTCGAGGTTCATCCATCCGCGAAAAGCGTGGACGGTGAGCCACGAACTGAGAGGCAACAGAATTAGGAGGTGCGGGTAACCAAGGACGATCAGCAGGACCACGCGCCCTAACTTACGAACCGCCGGCGGTAACCTGATTCGAGGCATTCTGCCCATCCTTTCGGGAGGCAGTCACTAACAAATCCGCGGCAATTCCTCGCCGTATGGCCGCTGGACGATACGCCGCCCGCCAAGTCGAGTGACGAGCTCAACAAGCGGCGGCCGGTCTTCCGTCATGACACCTATGCATGTGGCGTGCCAGCCCAGCCCGTGGGCGCGCATTTGCGTAAGTGCTTTAGCACAATCAGATTGGGAGACGACGCAAACCACCTTGCCCTCGTTGGCTACGGTCAGGGGGTCCAACCCGAGCATCTCCGCTGCCTGTCGGGCGGTCGATGAGATAGGGACCTTGGACTCGTCGATTTCGATGCTCAGACCGCTCTCTTCGCTGATGTCGGCGAGAACGCCAGCGAGGCCGCCCCTCGTGGCGTCACGCAGAAACTTCACGTCCGCGCCGCTGTCAAGCAAGTGTACGATTAGAGAATTCAATGGGGCCGCATCCGTTCGCAACGGCGTGTCGAATTCCAGCCCGCTGCGGACGGAGGTGATCGCCAAGCCGTGTTCAGCGATGGGGCCATTGATGAGGACACAGTCGCCGGGCGTTACGCGGGCGATACTGAGATTCGCATCCGCGCGAAGCCGTCCCACGCCCGCGGTGTTTATCATCAGCTCGGGCTCATCGCTTCTTCGCTCAATGACTTTCGTATCGCCGGTGACGATTTCGACGCCGGCTTCGTGGGCGGCGATCCCGATGGAACGCATGACGCGGTCCAGTGTCTCCAGCGGCAGTCCCTCTTCGAGGATCAACCCCAGACTGATTGCGATCGGCTCGGCGCCCATGACCGCCAGGTCGTTGACCGTCCCGCAAACCGCAAGGCGGCCGATATCTCCGCCGGGGAACTCGATCGGAGTGACGACGTATGAATCCGTCGTGAAGACGACGTCGGCGCCGTGCCACGGAACGATGGCACTATCCGTCAATGTTCCATCCGACACACTGCGCCGCGACGAGGACGCCGATACGACCCTCTTCATAACCGTGGCGCCTCCGGATTGAAGGTTGGGCAGCACGTGTTCGCGGATGAGCCGCTGCATCAACTCCCCTCCGCCGCCGTGGGCGAGCATGACGCGTTCGGTCTGCATCATCAGGCTGGACATGGCGTAACTCCTCTGGAATTCGCAATGCGGAGTCGCGCTCGCGCCGTTATCGCTCCCCCGTACTTGAACCATGCCGCGCACGTCCCTTCGCCGCTGACCATGCACGGCCCGATGGGCGTGAGGGGCGTACAGCCACGATCGAAGAGCGGACAATCTGCCGGCTCGACTTTCCCCTGGATGACTTCCCCGCACTTGCACGACGGATGATCCCGGTCGTCACCCAGTTCCACGCTGAAGCGGCGCAATGCGTCAAATCGACTGAAGAGTGGCCTCAACTCGAGGCCGCTGTCGGGAATAGTCCCCAGCTCACGCCACGGCGCATCCGCGGGAACAAAAACGCGCTCGAGCAGGGCGAGTGCCGCACCATTGCCTTTCTCGCAGACTACTGCGGGATAAACATTCTCCAGTAGCGCGCGGCCCGATTTGATCTGCCGCAAAAGATGGACCAGCCCGGAGAGCAATTGCACCGGCTCAAACCCTGCTACCACGCAGGGCTTGCCATGCTGCTCGACGACAGCTCGATACGCCTCCGAACCAATGACGACGCTGACGTGCCCAGGACAGAGAAAACCGTCGAGCGGCACATCGCCTGCCTCAAGCAGGGCCAACATGGCCGGGACCACGAGCTTGTGGCACAACAGGACGCTGAAGTTCTCAATGCGCTCACGGTCGGCTTGCAGGACGACCGCAGCGGTCGCTGGGGCGGTCGTCTCGAATCCGACGGCGAGAAAGACCACCGGTCGGTCAGGATGCCCGCGCGCGAGTTCCAGGGCCGTCCGGGCGGAGTTAACGACGCGAATGCAGGCTCCATTGGCCCGCAGTTTCTCAAGGCTTCCGAGTCTTCCGGGCACGCGCAGCATGTCGCCGTAGGTCGCCAGGATAACGCCGTCTAGACCGGCCAGTTCGATGGCGGCGTCAATGTGTCGCTGCGCAGTGACGCAGACCGGGCAACCCGGTCCGCTGCTGAGCCGCAGGTTCGCGGGCAGGATCGAGCGAATTCCGCTCCGAAAAAACGAGACGGTATGAGTG from Phycisphaerae bacterium includes the following:
- a CDS encoding response regulator, whose amino-acid sequence is MIAEGYHILLIDDDPDIHHAVRAMLPEPEFHVTCCATGPTGLEAMRQSPPDLVLLDIMLATPSEGFHLCYVMKEEPRLRDVPVIMISAIGERVGMDYAKELGTDYVPAEAFLEKPLDAATLQRAVRRFLRVRT
- a CDS encoding 4Fe-4S dicluster domain-containing protein is translated as MPRIRLPPAVRKLGRVVLLIVLGYPHLLILLPLSSWLTVHAFRGWMNLERPFGWGIANLVRGIGFTVGMFVFAALMLVYLAAVAYVGWKGHGRVYRRGSWAAVHRPWLHGVISRDCLIERIESLAPTHALVGPVLRDEPRSCPRKRFFYQTVSRADELALDFDCCVYSPKATLLPPRETLFRFDSRNRHFEAVPVFSSEQTALVGVHPCDLHATRLLDEVFSHDQRDQHYLKRRANLFVVGIDCPGPCAPDAFCRDMQTCDANRGFDVLLYPFPVDEKARPPAECRDAKDYGVVFGTDAGRKWLRASEGAALREPTFEEECRFERYLERKDGAFPRRLQKTRAQLPAVLQRSYDSLVWKATAQRCYSCGSCNLVCPTCYCFDIQDETGLSPGCGVRERTWDGCMLHDFALVAGGHNFRGKAAQRLRHRITRKSAWIEQRTGLSGCVGCARCVRACTAHISIVDILNQLAEEVDNVQSAHLPADAQKPGG
- the hypE gene encoding hydrogenase expression/formation protein HypE, with amino-acid sequence MSSLMMQTERVMLAHGGGGELMQRLIREHVLPNLQSGGATVMKRVVSASSSRRSVSDGTLTDSAIVPWHGADVVFTTDSYVVTPIEFPGGDIGRLAVCGTVNDLAVMGAEPIAISLGLILEEGLPLETLDRVMRSIGIAAHEAGVEIVTGDTKVIERRSDEPELMINTAGVGRLRADANLSIARVTPGDCVLINGPIAEHGLAITSVRSGLEFDTPLRTDAAPLNSLIVHLLDSGADVKFLRDATRGGLAGVLADISEESGLSIEIDESKVPISSTARQAAEMLGLDPLTVANEGKVVCVVSQSDCAKALTQMRAHGLGWHATCIGVMTEDRPPLVELVTRLGGRRIVQRPYGEELPRIC
- the hypD gene encoding hydrogenase formation protein HypD yields the protein MIPDRLQALRGELSDLCAAVGRRVQIMEVCGTHTVSFFRSGIRSILPANLRLSSGPGCPVCVTAQRHIDAAIELAGLDGVILATYGDMLRVPGRLGSLEKLRANGACIRVVNSARTALELARGHPDRPVVFLAVGFETTAPATAAVVLQADRERIENFSVLLCHKLVVPAMLALLEAGDVPLDGFLCPGHVSVVIGSEAYRAVVEQHGKPCVVAGFEPVQLLSGLVHLLRQIKSGRALLENVYPAVVCEKGNGAALALLERVFVPADAPWRELGTIPDSGLELRPLFSRFDALRRFSVELGDDRDHPSCKCGEVIQGKVEPADCPLFDRGCTPLTPIGPCMVSGEGTCAAWFKYGGAITARARLRIANSRGVTPCPA